A stretch of the Arachis stenosperma cultivar V10309 chromosome 6, arast.V10309.gnm1.PFL2, whole genome shotgun sequence genome encodes the following:
- the LOC130934100 gene encoding uncharacterized protein LOC130934100 — protein sequence MQNQNAAIKKLETQIGYLFKQLSNHNFCNNNNSSKEEECQAITLRSGKKLKELSQKPQEEGSTEKEEEQDGVKTPTSSPQKEKGMPKLNISRASYPQQLKKKEDDNQFVRFLEIFKKLQINIPFAEAIEQMPLNAKFLKELMTKKRSWKNNETVILTEECSAIIQHKLPQKLKDPGSFQIPCIIGEITVEKALCDLGASINLMSVAMMRKMKIEEAKPTKIALQLADRSFKFPHGIVEDLLVKVGDFIFPADFVVLDMQEEAKTSIILGRPFLATAGAIIDVQKGDLTLRLHNEKMTFNVFKAMSYPPEQLGECMRIDTLEEEVQECFEEEEHEEPERSMEEEYIPSEEVATAESHG from the coding sequence ATGCAGAATcagaatgctgccatcaagaaaCTGGAGACACAAATTGGTTATCTATTCAAGCAGCTTTCTAACCACAACTTCTGCAATAATAACAATTCAAGCAAAGAGGAGGAGTGTCAAGCTATAACACTTAGGAGTGGGAAGAAACTTAAGGAACTCTCCCAAAAACCACAAGAAGAAGGCTCAACTGAAAAGGAAGAAGAGCAAGATGGAGTTAAAACTCCCACTTCAAgtccacaaaaagaaaaagggatgcCAAAACTGAACATCTCAAGAGCTTCATATCCTCAGCAgttgaagaaaaaggaagatgaCAACCAGTTCGTGAGATTCTTGGAAATCTTTAAGAAACTACAAATCAACATACCCTTTGCTGAAGCAATAGAACAAATGCCACTcaatgccaagttcttgaaggagctGATGACTaagaagagaagctggaagAACAATGAGACTGTGATACtaactgaagaatgtagtgccaTCATCCAGCACAAACTACCCCAAAAGTTGaaggatcctgggagctttCAGATCCCTTGTATTATAGGGGAAATCACAGTAGAGAAGGCCCTTTGTGACTTAGGAGCCAGCATCAATTTGATGTCAGTAGCAATGATGAGGAAGATGAAGATCGAGGAggctaaaccaacaaaaatagcCTTACAACTGGCAGATCGATCGTTCAAATTCCCTCATGGCATAGTAGAGGATTTGTTAGTGAAAGTAGGAGACTTCATATTCCCGGCAGATTTTGTAGTGTTGGACATGCAGGAGGAAGCAAAAACCTCCATTATTCTGGGAAGGCCGTTCTTAGCCACTGCTGGAGCTATCATTGATGTCCAGAAAGGTGATCTTACCTTGAGATTACACAATGAAAAGATGACATTCAATGTGTTCAAGGCCATGAGTTACCCACCAGAACAATTAGGGGAATGCATGAGGATAGACACGCTTGAAGAAGAAGTGCAGGAGTGTTTCGAAGAAGAAGAGCATGAAGAGCCCGAGAGATCAATGGAGGAGGAGTATATACCAAGTGAGGAGGTTGCCACAGCAGAGAGTCATGGTTAA